One window of Novosphingobium sp. 9U genomic DNA carries:
- a CDS encoding AsmA family protein, with amino-acid sequence MDAATSPETSAAPDAAGKPAETPPPRRRRHYLRNTVLIVLFAVFAIWLILFITKGRFLKGPFESIASSSAGRSVKVGGDFQLYFAPLRIKFLAEQIDVKNPQWAGRASLLTAKKIEARIAPLSLLFGRKHAYTVELVDFDADFEWDKAHKRNTWTFGDGSGGEAFQMPRIDRADVKGTRIRYLDPRMPLLANLNVEPIVAKDTQIGQAVQLKGDGRFRTTPFRLTASLLSPDATASGGENKLTARAWAANGVIDVSGTLPSLTEYEGVPLKVRARGKDLSELLEVIDVAIPRTRRYDLRAQLVNEDQDYRFTDLTGTFGQSDLAGKFTIKNDERLRLDANLTTRRLDIIDAAPFIGYNPDIVASKGAVAAASATGNAGERVLPDAELPVAMMQRFDAGLDWKIAVVRSRNVPVSNISLKLALERGRLALSPLTFTMARGDVASDFIFNTRQRPSAISYDIRLKSTPMGRLLAGYGVADSGTTGTIHGRIKLDGRGDTIHDSLASSSGRIAFVMPQGTLWTQNAQLAELDLGTFVYKMFQGKLKKPIEINCGLLAFTVRNGIAATDPILIDTSKNVITGNGGFSFGTEAVDLAFRGDGKKFSLFSGQSPVGIGGHFASPKLNVISPQLVGRAGIGLGLAAVASPVAGLLAFVDVGDAKSAACGPVLAGARATAQRTTKGKPRDDVGKGRVKKID; translated from the coding sequence ATGGATGCAGCAACGAGCCCCGAGACGAGCGCGGCGCCAGATGCCGCCGGCAAGCCAGCTGAGACGCCACCTCCGCGCCGCCGGCGGCACTATCTGCGCAACACGGTGCTGATCGTCCTCTTCGCGGTGTTCGCGATCTGGCTGATCCTGTTCATCACCAAGGGCCGCTTCCTGAAAGGGCCGTTCGAGAGCATCGCTAGCTCATCCGCCGGCCGCAGCGTCAAGGTGGGTGGCGACTTCCAGCTCTACTTCGCACCGCTGCGCATCAAGTTTCTGGCCGAGCAGATCGACGTCAAGAACCCGCAATGGGCCGGCAGGGCCAGCCTGCTCACCGCCAAGAAGATCGAGGCGCGCATCGCACCGCTCTCGCTGTTGTTCGGGCGCAAGCACGCCTACACGGTGGAGCTGGTCGACTTCGATGCCGACTTCGAGTGGGACAAGGCTCACAAACGCAATACCTGGACCTTCGGCGATGGCAGCGGCGGCGAGGCGTTCCAGATGCCACGGATCGACCGCGCCGACGTGAAGGGCACGCGCATCCGCTATCTCGATCCACGCATGCCGCTGCTGGCGAACCTCAATGTCGAGCCGATCGTCGCCAAGGACACGCAGATCGGCCAGGCGGTGCAACTGAAGGGCGACGGGCGTTTCCGCACCACGCCATTCCGCCTCACAGCCAGCCTGCTTTCACCCGATGCGACAGCCAGCGGCGGCGAGAACAAGCTCACCGCGCGGGCCTGGGCTGCGAACGGCGTGATCGACGTGTCCGGAACGCTGCCGTCGCTGACCGAGTACGAAGGCGTGCCGCTGAAGGTGCGGGCGCGTGGCAAGGACTTGTCCGAGCTGCTCGAGGTGATCGACGTCGCGATCCCGCGGACGCGCCGCTACGACTTGCGCGCGCAGCTGGTGAACGAGGATCAAGACTACCGCTTCACCGACCTGACCGGCACCTTCGGCCAGTCCGATCTCGCGGGCAAGTTCACGATCAAGAACGATGAGCGTTTGCGGCTCGATGCCAACCTGACCACGCGCCGGCTCGACATCATCGATGCCGCCCCGTTCATCGGCTACAATCCCGATATCGTCGCCAGCAAGGGCGCGGTCGCAGCCGCATCGGCCACCGGCAACGCCGGCGAGCGCGTGCTGCCCGATGCCGAGCTGCCGGTGGCGATGATGCAGCGCTTCGATGCCGGGCTCGACTGGAAGATCGCGGTAGTGCGCTCGCGCAACGTGCCGGTTTCCAACATCTCGCTGAAGCTGGCGCTAGAGCGGGGCCGGCTGGCGCTCTCGCCGCTGACTTTCACGATGGCGCGGGGCGATGTCGCCTCGGACTTCATCTTCAATACGCGGCAGCGGCCCTCGGCGATCAGCTATGACATCCGCCTGAAGTCGACGCCGATGGGACGGTTGCTGGCGGGCTACGGCGTTGCGGACTCCGGCACGACGGGCACGATCCATGGGCGGATCAAACTGGACGGGCGGGGCGACACGATCCACGATTCGCTGGCGAGCTCGTCCGGCCGCATTGCCTTTGTCATGCCGCAGGGCACGCTGTGGACGCAGAACGCGCAACTGGCCGAACTCGATCTCGGCACGTTCGTCTACAAGATGTTCCAGGGCAAGCTGAAGAAGCCGATCGAGATCAACTGCGGCCTTCTCGCCTTCACCGTGCGCAACGGCATCGCGGCGACGGACCCGATCCTGATCGACACCAGCAAGAACGTGATCACAGGCAACGGCGGTTTCAGCTTCGGAACCGAGGCGGTGGATCTAGCATTTCGCGGCGACGGCAAGAAGTTCAGCCTGTTCTCCGGGCAGTCGCCGGTGGGCATCGGCGGGCACTTCGCAAGCCCGAAGCTCAACGTGATCAGCCCGCAACTGGTCGGCCGCGCGGGGATCGGGTTGGGCTTGGCGGCCGTGGCCTCGCCCGTTGCCGGTCTGCTGGCCTTTGTGGATGTGGGAGACGCCAAGTCGGCGGCATGTGGCCCGGTGCTCGCCGGAGCCAGGGCGACGGCGCAGCGCACCACCAAGGGCAAGCCGCGCGATGACGTGGGCAAGGGGCGGGTGAAGAAGATCGATTGA
- a CDS encoding TonB-dependent receptor — MTSYKSRRALVLGLLSLGASALPGVAMAQNAAADAGTAAIPADSDAGTDIVVTAQRRQERLTDVPVSVGVVRGDDYRTFTAGGDDTLLALSGRVPGLYAESTTGRIFPRFYIRGLGNIDFYLGASQPVSIIQDDVVLEHVVLKSNPAFDVAQVEVLRGPQGSLFGRNTTAGIIKFDTNRPTMDLNGQASISVGSYGSVNLDAGVGGPIVADKIAVRASVFVQHREDYVDNTFRGVSADGTVTPMKNAMGGFDDRNVRLQVLLTPTENFSVLLSGHYRDYEGTSTLFLRGGLVKGSNDPIAPRKSVAYDEAQNNPQAYKTKGASAHVTWDFGGAALTSITAYETTKGYSRGDTDGGAAANFPVNGLPNGFGQSQGQIRDLDQWTQELRLASTGEGPFKWQFGGYYFDSRDTTDFYQRAFFLTTAARNPNNWVRLRNTNTSWAVFGQASYDLTDQLTLTAGARYTSDDKKTRLLKANNNPTTCVSTAAFPCTVRLKDEKPSWDVSALYKVSPDVSVYARIARGFRGPTIQGRSAVFSTPFTTADSETITSYEAGFKSQLLDNTLRFNATGFYWNLKNIQLNGNDANGNGVLFNADKAEAYGIEADFEYRPVENLAITLGGSLLHTEIKDDRVYAQACALNGVLVCTVNDPIVQRTIFGAPAYLAQINGNPLPNAPKWTLNATARYDIPVGETSKVFIATDWNVQGYTNFVLYKTDEFYSKGNFEGGLKIGYDTGNFELAAFARNITNEKNLKGVIENYMAAVYNEPRIIGVSLSGKIR; from the coding sequence ATGACATCTTACAAGTCACGCCGGGCTCTCGTTCTCGGTCTTCTCAGCCTGGGTGCGAGCGCGTTGCCGGGGGTCGCCATGGCACAGAACGCTGCAGCCGATGCCGGCACTGCAGCAATTCCCGCCGACAGCGATGCCGGCACCGACATTGTCGTCACAGCGCAGCGCCGCCAGGAGCGCCTGACCGACGTTCCCGTCTCGGTCGGCGTCGTGCGCGGCGACGATTACCGCACCTTCACTGCGGGCGGCGACGACACGCTGCTCGCGCTCTCGGGCCGCGTCCCGGGCCTCTACGCCGAGTCGACCACTGGCCGCATCTTCCCGCGCTTCTACATCCGTGGGCTGGGCAACATCGACTTCTACCTCGGCGCTTCGCAGCCGGTCTCGATCATCCAGGACGACGTGGTCCTGGAGCACGTTGTGCTGAAGTCCAATCCAGCCTTCGACGTCGCGCAAGTCGAAGTTCTGCGCGGACCTCAGGGCTCGCTGTTCGGCCGCAACACGACTGCCGGCATCATCAAGTTCGACACCAACCGTCCGACTATGGACTTGAACGGCCAGGCATCGATCAGCGTCGGCAGCTATGGCAGCGTCAACCTCGACGCGGGCGTCGGTGGCCCGATCGTGGCCGACAAGATCGCCGTACGCGCCTCGGTATTCGTGCAGCACCGTGAGGACTACGTCGACAACACCTTCCGCGGCGTCAGCGCCGACGGCACTGTCACACCGATGAAGAACGCCATGGGCGGCTTCGACGATCGCAACGTGCGCCTGCAGGTGCTGCTGACGCCGACCGAGAACTTTTCAGTCCTGCTCTCGGGCCACTATCGCGATTACGAGGGCACCTCGACCCTGTTCCTGCGCGGCGGGCTGGTGAAGGGTTCGAACGACCCGATCGCCCCGCGCAAGTCGGTCGCCTACGACGAGGCGCAGAACAACCCGCAGGCCTACAAGACCAAGGGCGCCTCGGCGCACGTGACCTGGGACTTCGGCGGCGCGGCGCTGACCTCGATCACCGCCTACGAGACCACCAAGGGCTACAGCCGCGGCGACACCGACGGCGGCGCGGCGGCGAACTTCCCGGTGAACGGCCTGCCGAACGGCTTCGGCCAGTCACAGGGCCAGATCCGCGACCTCGACCAGTGGACCCAGGAATTGCGCCTTGCCAGCACCGGCGAAGGTCCGTTCAAGTGGCAGTTCGGCGGCTACTACTTCGACAGCCGCGACACGACCGACTTCTACCAGCGCGCATTCTTCTTGACCACCGCCGCGCGGAACCCGAACAACTGGGTGCGCCTGCGCAACACCAACACCTCGTGGGCGGTGTTCGGCCAGGCGAGCTATGATCTGACCGACCAGCTGACGCTGACCGCTGGCGCCCGCTACACGAGCGACGACAAGAAGACGCGCCTGCTCAAGGCCAACAACAACCCGACCACGTGCGTTTCCACCGCGGCGTTCCCCTGCACCGTCAGGCTCAAGGACGAGAAGCCGAGCTGGGACGTCAGCGCGCTCTACAAGGTCAGCCCGGACGTCAGCGTCTATGCGCGTATCGCCCGTGGCTTCCGCGGCCCGACGATCCAAGGCCGCTCGGCGGTGTTCAGCACGCCGTTCACCACCGCGGACTCGGAAACGATCACGTCGTACGAGGCCGGGTTCAAGAGCCAGCTGCTCGACAACACGCTGCGCTTCAACGCCACGGGCTTCTACTGGAACCTCAAGAACATCCAGCTGAACGGCAACGATGCCAACGGCAACGGCGTGCTGTTCAACGCCGACAAGGCCGAGGCTTACGGCATCGAGGCGGACTTCGAGTATCGGCCGGTCGAGAACCTGGCGATCACGCTGGGCGGCAGCCTGCTGCACACCGAGATCAAGGACGACCGCGTCTATGCGCAGGCCTGCGCGCTGAACGGCGTGTTGGTGTGCACGGTGAACGATCCGATCGTCCAGCGCACGATCTTCGGTGCGCCGGCTTACCTGGCGCAGATCAACGGCAACCCGCTGCCCAACGCGCCCAAGTGGACGCTGAACGCCACCGCGCGCTACGACATTCCAGTGGGTGAGACCTCCAAGGTGTTCATCGCGACGGACTGGAACGTCCAGGGCTACACCAACTTCGTGCTCTACAAGACCGACGAGTTCTACTCGAAGGGCAACTTCGAGGGCGGCCTGAAGATCGGCTACGACACGGGGAACTTCGAACTGGCGGCGTTCGCGCGCAACATCACGAACGAGAAGAACCTGAAGGGCGTAATCGAGAACTACATGGCCGCGGTGTACAACGAGCCGCGCATCATCGGCGTCTCGTTGAGCGGCAAGATCCGCTGA
- a CDS encoding TOBE domain-containing protein yields MTSSITEEAIADLSPKVGDKVTVLIKASDVLIGN; encoded by the coding sequence ATCACCTCCAGCATCACCGAGGAGGCAATCGCCGACCTGAGCCCCAAGGTCGGTGACAAGGTGACGGTCCTGATCAAGGCAAGCGATGTCCTGATCGGAAATTGA
- a CDS encoding TonB-dependent receptor yields the protein MIGHLRAALFAAPLLAVLHQPAAAQESGGRRASIAKQDSNAIIVTARRREENLQQVPIAVSVVGGELLDRSYTVNTQGLTNLVPTLNYSSANPRNTSFTIRGLGSSVVAVSQANDGLEPGVGFYVDQVYHARPATAAFDFTDIERIEVLRGPQGTLFGKNTTAGAINVISRAPTFTPEAREEISFGEHNWLQAKASGSLPLIADKLALRVSGLTTRRDGLLENVRLGGHKQNDIGNQAVKAQLLFKPTDTFQLRLIGDFTNFQSECCTQVYLRVGTSLRPAARQYPALAAGLGYAPPSTNPYDRLVDIDARVGTDTNEGGVSATADWDLGPATLTSISAWRFWNWDAANDRDYTGVQIQVTQHIPSRQDQYSQELRLASNGDGPFQYVAGLYYFHQKLDGRPESIYGAEAAYWLLGPTFTSNGTTVSVPRNLLDGYGTNGSTHFTTSSYAGFAEVNYKVTPRLTATGGLRYTWEKKYGNYDSPVFGGPALNGTAAQIAALNAARLSILRRQTYEARDRDGSLSGRANLSYQVTDSVMGYASFARGFKSGGINMSGLPLTNQNLPALATAVVKPERNTTYEVGVKTSFLDNRVLFNLTGFYTKVEDFQATVVDSSQTVALRGYLSNIPEVVVKGIEADAMVRPVKGLTVRGSLAYSHGEYTDYPAGPCPLEVQTAATTACNLTGRPLVGLPKWVETVSADYVTPLSETGSVVAHVDSGWRSSYYGDPSLSRYTLIKGYNLTNASIGYRSNQGWEVSVFARNLFDKDYIQNLTIQAGNSGLILGTPSDPRTVGVTFRFWQ from the coding sequence ATGATCGGACACTTGCGCGCGGCACTGTTCGCGGCGCCGCTACTCGCCGTTTTGCACCAGCCGGCGGCGGCGCAGGAGAGCGGCGGGAGGCGGGCCTCGATAGCCAAACAGGACAGCAATGCGATTATTGTCACTGCGCGCCGCCGCGAGGAGAACCTGCAGCAGGTGCCGATCGCGGTGTCGGTTGTAGGCGGCGAGCTGCTCGACCGTTCGTACACGGTCAACACGCAAGGGCTGACCAACCTGGTACCAACGCTGAACTACTCCTCGGCCAACCCCCGCAACACCTCCTTCACCATCCGGGGGCTGGGATCGAGTGTCGTCGCCGTCAGCCAGGCGAATGACGGGCTGGAACCGGGCGTCGGCTTCTACGTCGACCAAGTCTACCATGCGAGGCCCGCGACCGCCGCGTTCGACTTCACCGACATCGAGCGGATCGAAGTACTGCGCGGTCCCCAAGGCACGCTGTTCGGCAAGAACACCACGGCCGGTGCGATCAACGTGATCAGCCGCGCGCCAACCTTCACGCCCGAGGCGCGAGAGGAGATCAGCTTCGGCGAGCACAACTGGCTGCAAGCCAAGGCGTCGGGGTCGCTGCCGCTGATCGCCGACAAGCTGGCGCTGCGGGTCTCCGGCCTCACCACCCGGCGGGACGGCTTGCTGGAGAATGTGCGGCTCGGCGGGCACAAGCAGAACGACATCGGCAATCAGGCGGTCAAGGCGCAGCTGCTGTTCAAACCGACCGACACGTTCCAGCTGCGTCTGATCGGCGACTTCACCAATTTCCAAAGCGAGTGCTGCACCCAGGTCTACTTGCGTGTCGGCACCAGCCTGCGGCCTGCGGCGCGGCAGTATCCGGCGCTGGCCGCCGGCCTTGGCTATGCGCCGCCGAGCACCAACCCTTACGATCGCCTGGTCGACATCGATGCGCGTGTGGGCACGGACACCAACGAGGGCGGCGTGTCGGCAACGGCGGACTGGGATCTGGGGCCCGCCACGCTGACCTCGATCAGCGCTTGGCGTTTCTGGAACTGGGATGCGGCGAACGACCGCGACTATACCGGAGTCCAGATCCAGGTGACCCAGCACATCCCCTCGCGCCAAGACCAGTACAGCCAGGAGCTGCGGCTTGCCTCGAACGGCGACGGGCCATTCCAGTATGTCGCGGGATTGTACTACTTCCACCAGAAGCTCGATGGCCGGCCGGAGAGCATCTACGGTGCCGAGGCCGCGTACTGGCTGCTGGGCCCGACGTTCACCTCCAACGGCACCACCGTCAGCGTGCCGCGCAACCTGCTCGACGGTTATGGCACGAACGGCAGCACGCACTTTACCACTAGCAGCTACGCCGGGTTCGCCGAGGTGAACTACAAGGTGACGCCGCGCCTCACGGCCACGGGCGGGCTGCGCTACACCTGGGAGAAGAAGTACGGCAACTACGATAGCCCGGTGTTCGGTGGCCCAGCGCTGAACGGCACCGCGGCGCAGATCGCGGCCCTGAACGCGGCGCGGCTCTCGATCCTGCGTCGCCAGACTTATGAGGCGCGCGATCGGGACGGCAGCCTTTCTGGCCGCGCGAACCTGTCGTACCAGGTGACCGACAGCGTGATGGGCTACGCCAGCTTCGCACGCGGCTTCAAGTCGGGCGGCATCAACATGTCGGGCCTGCCGCTGACCAATCAGAACCTGCCCGCGCTCGCCACCGCGGTGGTCAAGCCGGAGCGTAACACAACATACGAAGTGGGCGTGAAGACGAGCTTCCTCGATAACCGCGTGCTGTTCAACCTCACCGGCTTCTACACCAAGGTCGAGGACTTCCAGGCAACGGTGGTGGACAGCAGCCAGACAGTCGCGCTGCGCGGATATCTCTCGAACATCCCGGAAGTCGTAGTGAAGGGCATCGAGGCCGACGCGATGGTGCGCCCTGTCAAAGGCCTGACCGTGCGCGGCTCGCTCGCCTACTCGCATGGCGAGTACACCGATTATCCTGCAGGGCCGTGCCCGCTGGAGGTCCAGACCGCAGCGACGACGGCCTGCAACCTGACCGGCCGCCCGCTGGTCGGGCTGCCGAAGTGGGTGGAGACCGTCAGCGCCGACTACGTTACGCCGTTGAGCGAAACCGGCAGCGTGGTGGCGCACGTCGATAGCGGGTGGCGCAGCAGCT